Within the Streptomyces showdoensis genome, the region CGCGATGCCGCCGGCCTGGGCCGCGATCGGCATGCAGATACCGCCGGCGGCCGAGCACACAGCCGCCCCGAGAGCGACGATGTACCCCGCGTCCCGGGCGTTACGTGTCTCGTTGCGGTTCAGATACAGCGTCCCGGTCACGATCCCCCAGTTGAACTCCCAGTACGGAGTGATCTGAGGCGTCCCGCCAGGACCCGGAGCGGGCCCGGACGCCTCCCACAGCGCCCCCTCAGGCAGTGCCCCCGGAGCAGACGAGGCCGGGGAGCCGGCGTCGGCCAACGCTGCCGGGGCAGCCCCCAGCAGGAGCGCCCCCGCAGTGGCCGCAGAGACCGCTGCGCAGAGGATGCGTCGGATTCGGTTCATGTCTGGAGCTCCTCGTCGTAGGCGAAACGGACAGGTCGCGACCCGTACCCGTAGTGACGGCCCGTCAGCAACCTCGCTCCAGAACAAGATCATGTGAGGTTCGGTCGTGATGTCACTGGGATGTTCGGCGTTCTACGTCACTGACGTGTAGACGTGTTCGTGCTGTTCAAGGGCTGCTAGATCGGTTGATCATGGTGGCAGTTCTCCGAGCGTTGCAGTGACGTGAAGCCGTATCGGCTGGTGTCACGTTCGCCGAACCTCCTTTGTGATTACGGCCTTGTCGCTTGGGGGGCTTCTTCCGCTGGAGATGGGCGCCTTCGGGCTGTGGACTGCGCTTGCGGTTCCTTGCTCCGCCCGGCGTGCTTTACGTAGCGCGTGCGGCGAGGGGGTGGGAGTGAAACGGATGGGTGTCACCCGTCGTGGTGATCGGCCGGGTGGTTGCCTGTGGTGCCGGATCTAGTCTCACGTCAGGCACATCTTTCGCTCGGTCGCCTGGCTGGACTTCGCTATCTTGCAACGCCGTTAACTGCTGGAGGCTGTACGTGATCACCATGCCGTTATCCGCCCGCCCGCTTTACGGCTGCCGGCACCGGTGACGAGAGGGGATGTCGCCCCGGAGGCTGCGGAGGCGGGCTTGGGGCGGCATCGGGACGAGTTGCGGCCCGCTGCGGTGGCCCGGTTGCTGCAGCTGCGTGGGGCGGGGGAGCTGAGGACGGCGCATGTACGGCTGGTCGCCGAGTCAGTGGACGTCAGCGTGCGGCAGGTGTGGCGCTGGCTGGCCCGCGCGGAGGAGACGGGTAGCACGGAGAAGCCGGAGCGCAGGCGGTTCCGTATCACTGAGGAGATCATCGAAGTCCTCGCCGACCACCAGGGCAATGTGAAACGCGCTCACGAGTACCTGGTGCGCGTGGCCGAGGCGGCGGGGGAGAAGCCGGTCGGTCTGACCACGCTGCACGACGCGATCGCCCGTGACCTGGACCCTGGTTTCATGGCGGGTCTGCGGGAGGGGATTCCGGCCGCCCGCGGCTTCGACCCCGCCTTCCATCGCCCGGCGGTGGCCCGGAACCAGGTGTGGGAGGGGGATCACAAGCAGGCTCCGCTCGTCGTGATGATGCCCGACAAGAAGCTGTCGAAGGTGTGGGTGACCTGGTTCGAGGACCGCGGTACCAGCTATGTGATGGGCTGGGCGGTCACCGCCGGCAGTGCGCACCGCGGCTCGGTCCTGGCGGCGGTGCGGGCTTCGGTCCTGCGGGAGGATCCTTACGGGCCGGCCGGGGGACTGCCGCACCTGGTACGGGTCGACGGCGGTGCCGACTTCCTGTCCAAGACAGTCCGGCGGGCCTTCGGCCTGCTCGGTGTCCCTGCACACCGGGTGCGCAGCGCCCGCCACAAGGGCGGTGTCGAGCGGCTGAACCGAACCGGCGTGACCCGCTTCTTCGCCGACCTGCCCCGCTACACCAAGGCGCCCCTGCTCGATCACCGCCGCCGTGTCGGCGAGACGGACCCGCCGTTGACCTTCGAGGCATTCGTGGAGCTCCTGGGGGAGTGGGTCACCGAGCACAACACCCAGCACGTGGTGAAGCGCACCGGGCTGACGCCGCTGGAGGCGTGGCTGGCCGACCCGACCGAGATCCGTCCCGAGCCCACCCCGGCCGAGCTGCGCGCGTTCATGCTGGAGAGTGATCACCGGCTTCGGAAGATCACCAGCCACGGGGTGGAGTTCGCGGGCCGCTGCTACATGCCGGAAAACGGTGTGGGCCGCATCGGGGTCGAGGTACGGGTGCGGTGGATGCCGCACCACAGCCACGAGATCGACCTGTACACCTTCCGCGGGGACCGCTACCTGGGCCGGGCGTTCCTCAGTGACGAGGCCACGAAGGAGCTGCGCGCCAAGGTCCTTGCCGACCGCCGGGAGCACAGCGCTGAGCTGCGCCGGGCCCTCAAGCGCTCCGGTGAGCGCAGGCACGACCGTTATCTGCCGGCTACCGAACCCCAACTGCCTGTCTCTGCGACCCGCATGACCAAGGAAGAGGCGCTCGCCGAACTCGCGGGCCCCAGCCGGTCAGCGCCTGCCGCGCCTCGCCGGCGCGTGGAGCCGTATCAGCCTTTGACGCCCGTCCCAGCCGGCTGGGTGCGCCCCGGCCAGGCCACTGCCCCCGCCGATCCGTCTTCGGAGGACGCATGACCACCACCGCCGCCACTTCTGCCGCGCCGCCCGAGTCGGGGCCGCCGCGCCGTCCGGATCTGCGCCCGCAGTTCTTCCTCGGCCTTAAGGACTCCTCACTGGTCGCCACCGACACGCTGCTGCAGATCAAGGACACCGTCGTCGACACCGTCGAATCGCGGGCCATGTCGGTGATCTACGGCGACGCGGGGCTGGGGAAGAGTTTCGGCACCCGGGCCACGATCCAGGAGATGAACCCAGATCTGATCCTCCCGCTGGACTTCGCTCGTTCCCGCCCGGGGCCGAAGGACCTGCGCGAGGAACTGTTCCACCAGATGAATCTGTCCTGCAAGATGCCGGGGACGCCGACCGCGTTCGACAAGCTGCTGCGCGAGACGCTGCCCCGGCGCCCGTATGTGATCGTGTGTGACGAGGCCCAGCAGTACCGGCGGGAGAACTTCGAGTTCCTGCGCAAGCTGTGGGACACCTGCGATCCCAAGCCTGCCATCGTCTTCGTCGGAGGCCGAGAGGCGTACGAGACGCTGCAGAGCGACCCGGCGCTGGCCTCGCGGATCTATATCCGCCTGGAGATTCCGGCGATGAGGGAGGACGAGGTCCTCAAGGTCGTGCCCGACTCCCACCCGGTATGGAAAGGCGTACAGGAGGCGTTGCTGAAGCGGGTCGACACCCAGTACGCGCTCGGGTCCTTCCGTGAGTGGGCGAAGGTCACCAAGCACGTGATCAAAGGCATGGAGCACTTCAAGGCCGACAACGTCGACGACCGCATCGTGGACTGGGCCCTGAACCGTTGCTGACCACTGCGCTGGCTGTTCAGAGTGCCGCCGCTGCGCCGGACCTCTTCGATGCGATGGGACACGCTGCCCCGACAGGTCTGCACTTCCTTGGCACCCCAGGTCTGCGCACGTTGCTCACCCCGGGCCTGCTTGCCGTGGGCGATGCGCTCGCCGACGCCTACGCCAAGGGCCGGTTCGTGTGCGTGCTGGGACAGGCCGGGGTCGGCAAGACCTTCGCCGTCCACACTGCCGCACGCCGCCTCGGCGAGCTGCTGCCCCTGGACCTTCGTGCTCAGCCGTCACCGGCAGACCTGCGTGACGCCCTCCACGAGGCACTGAGGCTCCCCGGCCAGGCGCCTGCCGACCCCGCCCCTGCCGACACGCTGATCCGCCGCGCCCTCGCGCAGGGGCCGCGGATTGTCGTGGTCGAGGACGCCCACCGGCTGTCACCGTCGTGCTGGGAGTATCTGCGATTCCTGCACGACGAGCTCTCCCAGGGGCTGTGCGTGGTCCTGACCGCCCCGGCGTGCGGCGAACGCTTCCTGCGTGCCCAGCGGATGCTCGCCACCCGCACGACGAGCTGGCTCTGTGTGCAGCCGCTCACCCGCGACCGCATTCCGCAGGCGGTTCCCGCCTTGCATGCGCTGTGGCAGGGCGTCGCGCCCGGTGACCTCGACGCACTCGACGCCCGATGTGCCGGCGGCGTGCTGCGCCGGTGGGCTGTGCTGACCCGGCACACCCAGCGGGCGATGGCCGCCCACGGGGCGAAGAAGCCAGACCGGGTCATGCTGCAGGCTGTGGCCGACCGAGCCGACGGCGGACGGCGCCCGTGACCGCACCCAAGTTCAGCAGCATCGCCCGGACGAGGGCGGAAAGCCGGCCGATGCCGGCGACTTCTGTGAAGCGGCCGGTCCGACTCCTCCTGGACACCGACGACGACCACGCGGTCGACCGGTCCGCCCACCAGTGGGCGGACCCCGCCCGCCGACGCATCACCGTCGAACCCACCCCGCACACCACCAGCCCGGCCCACCTCGCACTGGACGTCTTGCGCGCCATGGGCCGTGAAGGGTACTTCCGCCCGGAGGCGGAGCGAATGTCCACCAACCCGGCCTGGCGCGCGGTGACCTGCTGGACCCTGACCACCGGCATACGCGACGTCATCGTGCTGCGTGCTCACCGCCTGAGTGCTGAACGCCTGCGCCGGCTGGCCGTCTGGGTGGCACAGACCGGCATCCGCCTCACGCTCCTGGCGCACACCCCGCAGCGGGATGGCGAGCGGAGCCTGCTCGAGCACCTCACAGCCGCCGGTCTCGACCCCCAGGTGGCCGCACGCGGCACGACCTGTGTCCTCGACGCGATCGGCCCGGCCGCCGGCCGGCGCACCGGCTCCCCACCGCACGATCACACCTACCGGCTACCGCCGTTGCCGCACAGCCCGGTGCCCGTCTTCCGCGAGGACTGCCGGCGCCGCCTGAACCCAGCCGACTTCGCCCACACCGACGGCCAATACCGCGCCGGCTACGCAGCCGCCCGCACCTGGCTGGCCCGGACCCAGCCACCCCGCCCCGAGAACACCCCGACCACCAGCCGCCGCGACGAGCGCACCCCTTTCAGCCTCCAGCAGACAGAAGCCCTGAGGCTGTTCCTTGCCCGCCTGACCGTCTCAAGCCCCAGCCCCCAGCACACCCTGGCCCGCGTCCGAGGAGCCCAGGCAGGCTTCCTCTCCCGCTCCACTCTGCTCGACGTACCCCACGACCTCACCACCCGCACAGGCCCCGGCATCACCACCAAGCCCCTCACCCCGCAAACCGTGCACACGATCACCACGCGCCTGCCCAACCCCCTGCGCGCCGCCGCGATCGCCGCCCTGCTGTTCACCGGCACAGACACCTCGCTGCTCTCCATGACCCAGACCGCAGGCATCGAACACGCCCACAGCACCTTGGCCATCGACCGCGACTCCCGCATCAACATCGGCGAACCACCCGGCCCCCGCCACATGTACGCCGTCCCACCCCGCGCACGCCCCCTGCTGCAGACAGCCGTCGCATTCCGCCGCCGCACCCCGCGCACCTACGACCACCACGGCCTGTTCGCGAACTGTTTCGGCACCACCCCACGCTTCGAGGCCCTCATCGCCGACGTCGGCCTCCCGATCCCCGCCCTGGCCCGCCACGCCG harbors:
- a CDS encoding Mu transposase C-terminal domain-containing protein, whose translation is MARLLQLRGAGELRTAHVRLVAESVDVSVRQVWRWLARAEETGSTEKPERRRFRITEEIIEVLADHQGNVKRAHEYLVRVAEAAGEKPVGLTTLHDAIARDLDPGFMAGLREGIPAARGFDPAFHRPAVARNQVWEGDHKQAPLVVMMPDKKLSKVWVTWFEDRGTSYVMGWAVTAGSAHRGSVLAAVRASVLREDPYGPAGGLPHLVRVDGGADFLSKTVRRAFGLLGVPAHRVRSARHKGGVERLNRTGVTRFFADLPRYTKAPLLDHRRRVGETDPPLTFEAFVELLGEWVTEHNTQHVVKRTGLTPLEAWLADPTEIRPEPTPAELRAFMLESDHRLRKITSHGVEFAGRCYMPENGVGRIGVEVRVRWMPHHSHEIDLYTFRGDRYLGRAFLSDEATKELRAKVLADRREHSAELRRALKRSGERRHDRYLPATEPQLPVSATRMTKEEALAELAGPSRSAPAAPRRRVEPYQPLTPVPAGWVRPGQATAPADPSSEDA
- a CDS encoding ATP-binding protein, encoding MTTTAATSAAPPESGPPRRPDLRPQFFLGLKDSSLVATDTLLQIKDTVVDTVESRAMSVIYGDAGLGKSFGTRATIQEMNPDLILPLDFARSRPGPKDLREELFHQMNLSCKMPGTPTAFDKLLRETLPRRPYVIVCDEAQQYRRENFEFLRKLWDTCDPKPAIVFVGGREAYETLQSDPALASRIYIRLEIPAMREDEVLKVVPDSHPVWKGVQEALLKRVDTQYALGSFREWAKVTKHVIKGMEHFKADNVDDRIVDWALNRC
- a CDS encoding AAA family ATPase — encoded protein: MLTTALAVQSAAAAPDLFDAMGHAAPTGLHFLGTPGLRTLLTPGLLAVGDALADAYAKGRFVCVLGQAGVGKTFAVHTAARRLGELLPLDLRAQPSPADLRDALHEALRLPGQAPADPAPADTLIRRALAQGPRIVVVEDAHRLSPSCWEYLRFLHDELSQGLCVVLTAPACGERFLRAQRMLATRTTSWLCVQPLTRDRIPQAVPALHALWQGVAPGDLDALDARCAGGVLRRWAVLTRHTQRAMAAHGAKKPDRVMLQAVADRADGGRRP